In one window of Cytophagaceae bacterium ABcell3 DNA:
- a CDS encoding valine--tRNA ligase, whose product MALPEKKYNPKEAEKKWYGYWNEKGFFRSKPNPDKEPYTIVIPPPNVTGVLHMGHMLNNTIQDVLIRKARMEGKEACWVPGTDHASIATEAKVVAMLREKGIKKSDLSRDDFLKHAWEWKEKYGGIILDQLKKLGASCDWERTRFTMEPAMSDSVIKVFIDLYKKGFIYKGVRMVNWDPQGKTALSDEEVIHKEVNSKLYYLKYKVEGEDDFITIATTRPETILGDTAVCVNPNDDRYKKLQGKKVIVPLINRSIPVIFDEYVDVEFGTGCLKVTPCHDVNDYNLGQKHNLEFVDILNEDGTLSEKARLYVGMDRFVVRKQISKDLQEAGILDKVEDIRNNVGYSERTDAVIEPRLSAQWFVNMKKFMEANPEVLDAVMSDEITLYPSKFKNTYRHWIENIKDWCISRQLWWGHRIPAWYMSDGSYVVAETVEEAVALFKSEGKAVKPEELRQDEDVLDTWFSSWLWPITVFDGLNKPDNEDIKYYYPTDTLVTAPEILFFWVARMIMAGYEYKKAKPFKNVYLTGIVRDAQGRKMSKSLGNSPDPLDLIDQYGADGVRVGMLLSSPAGNDLLFDIKLCEQGWNFSNKIWNAYRLISGWEVDESLDGANQHAIEWINARVDQVILEIEEHYGKFRLSDALMSTYKLVWDDFCSWYLEMVKPDFEKPIDGHTYRATLQTFEKLLKLLHPFMPFITEELWHEIKEREANECIVVAEWPKAQEINTVFLQEMDKVLEVVANIRNIRNSRQIARNFELELHYKSPNGNWLDKYGKIISKLAVVSEVNAVDAGPEGAAGFVIKSDEFFVPIAGGVDPEKERERITKDLEYTKGFLASVSKKLSNEKFVNGAPKQVVENEMKKKADAEAKIKALEESLSQLAG is encoded by the coding sequence ATGGCATTACCAGAAAAAAAATATAACCCTAAAGAAGCTGAGAAGAAATGGTATGGATACTGGAATGAAAAAGGCTTTTTCCGCTCCAAACCTAACCCTGATAAAGAACCTTATACCATAGTTATCCCTCCGCCCAATGTAACTGGTGTGTTGCATATGGGACACATGCTTAACAACACCATTCAAGATGTTTTGATCAGAAAAGCAAGAATGGAAGGCAAAGAAGCCTGTTGGGTGCCTGGAACAGATCATGCCTCTATTGCTACAGAAGCAAAAGTTGTTGCTATGCTCCGTGAGAAGGGTATCAAGAAAAGTGACCTTTCCAGGGATGACTTCCTTAAACACGCTTGGGAATGGAAAGAGAAGTATGGAGGAATTATCCTTGATCAATTAAAAAAGCTTGGAGCTTCTTGTGATTGGGAAAGAACACGCTTTACCATGGAACCCGCTATGTCGGACTCTGTCATTAAAGTCTTTATAGATCTTTATAAAAAAGGATTTATTTATAAGGGGGTGAGAATGGTTAACTGGGACCCTCAGGGAAAGACAGCCCTTTCTGACGAAGAGGTGATCCATAAAGAAGTGAACTCTAAGCTCTATTACCTAAAATATAAGGTAGAAGGGGAGGATGATTTTATTACAATTGCCACTACGAGGCCAGAAACTATACTTGGAGATACCGCTGTTTGTGTTAACCCTAATGATGACAGATATAAGAAGCTGCAGGGCAAAAAGGTCATAGTGCCTTTGATTAACCGTTCTATCCCTGTCATTTTTGATGAATATGTAGATGTGGAGTTTGGCACCGGGTGTTTAAAGGTTACTCCATGCCATGATGTAAATGACTATAATCTTGGCCAGAAGCATAACCTTGAATTTGTCGATATCCTTAATGAAGATGGTACGCTTAGTGAAAAAGCACGGCTTTATGTAGGAATGGATAGGTTTGTTGTCAGGAAGCAAATTAGCAAGGACTTACAAGAGGCTGGTATTCTTGATAAGGTTGAAGATATACGCAATAATGTAGGGTATTCAGAAAGAACGGACGCTGTAATAGAACCACGTCTGTCTGCTCAGTGGTTTGTGAACATGAAAAAATTCATGGAGGCTAACCCTGAAGTGCTTGATGCAGTAATGAGCGATGAAATTACCCTTTATCCTTCAAAGTTTAAAAATACTTATAGGCATTGGATTGAAAATATCAAAGATTGGTGTATTTCTCGTCAGTTATGGTGGGGGCACCGAATTCCTGCATGGTATATGTCTGACGGTAGCTATGTGGTGGCTGAAACCGTAGAAGAAGCAGTTGCTTTGTTTAAAAGTGAGGGTAAAGCGGTAAAACCAGAGGAGTTGAGGCAGGATGAAGATGTGTTAGATACCTGGTTTAGTTCTTGGTTGTGGCCTATTACAGTGTTTGATGGCTTAAATAAGCCTGATAATGAAGATATAAAATATTACTACCCAACAGATACCTTGGTTACTGCTCCTGAAATATTGTTTTTCTGGGTGGCAAGAATGATTATGGCTGGGTATGAGTACAAAAAAGCAAAGCCTTTCAAAAACGTCTATTTAACTGGCATAGTCCGTGATGCTCAGGGAAGAAAAATGTCAAAATCTCTGGGTAACTCTCCAGATCCGCTTGACTTAATTGACCAATATGGAGCAGACGGTGTCAGGGTAGGTATGTTGTTGAGTTCGCCAGCGGGAAATGATTTGCTTTTTGATATCAAACTATGTGAGCAGGGATGGAATTTTAGCAATAAAATCTGGAATGCCTACCGGTTGATCAGTGGTTGGGAGGTAGATGAAAGTCTTGACGGTGCTAACCAGCACGCCATTGAATGGATCAATGCAAGGGTAGACCAAGTTATCCTTGAAATAGAAGAGCATTACGGCAAGTTCCGCCTGTCTGATGCCTTAATGAGTACTTATAAGCTCGTATGGGACGATTTCTGCTCTTGGTATCTGGAGATGGTCAAACCTGATTTTGAAAAGCCTATCGATGGACATACTTATAGGGCGACCTTGCAAACTTTCGAAAAGCTGTTGAAGCTTCTTCATCCGTTTATGCCATTCATTACCGAAGAGTTGTGGCATGAAATTAAAGAAAGAGAGGCAAATGAGTGTATTGTAGTGGCAGAGTGGCCTAAAGCGCAAGAGATTAACACTGTATTTCTTCAGGAAATGGACAAGGTTCTGGAAGTGGTAGCCAATATCCGTAATATCAGAAACTCCAGACAGATTGCACGTAACTTTGAACTTGAATTGCATTACAAGTCTCCTAATGGAAATTGGCTAGATAAGTATGGGAAGATAATTTCAAAATTAGCGGTTGTTTCAGAAGTCAATGCTGTTGATGCAGGTCCAGAGGGTGCCGCAGGTTTTGTAATTAAATCTGATGAGTTCTTTGTGCCAATAGCGGGAGGGGTAGATCCTGAAAAAGAGCGGGAGCGAATAACCAAAGACCTGGAATATACCAAAGGTTTTTTAGCTAGTGTGTCCAAGAAACTTAGCAATGAAAAGTTTGTAAATGGCGCTCCTAAACAAGTTGTGGAGAACGAAATGAAGAAAAAAGCAGATGCTGAGGCAAAAATAAAAGCCTTGGAAGAAAGCCTTTCTCAGCTAGCAGGTTAA
- a CDS encoding response regulator: MSNKILKNVLLVDDDSINNYINERLLKKMNICENIKVLLNGEEAIKHIEQEIAQDNSYTPDLILLDINMPVMDGFEFMEAFKKLDLEKKEKVVIIMLTTSTNPGDMDRVKHSIASDFINKPLTEDKISGILNKYLQV, translated from the coding sequence ATGTCGAATAAAATTCTCAAGAATGTTCTGTTGGTTGATGATGATAGTATCAATAACTATATCAATGAACGCTTATTGAAAAAAATGAACATATGCGAAAACATTAAAGTACTATTGAATGGAGAAGAGGCTATAAAACATATAGAACAAGAGATTGCCCAAGATAACTCCTATACCCCTGACTTAATCCTTCTGGACATAAACATGCCTGTTATGGATGGTTTTGAGTTTATGGAAGCATTTAAAAAATTGGATCTTGAAAAGAAGGAAAAAGTGGTAATAATAATGCTCACGACCTCTACCAACCCAGGAGATATGGACCGAGTTAAACACTCTATTGCCTCTGATTTTATCAATAAACCGCTAACTGAAGATAAAATATCAGGTATTTTGAATAAATACCTTCAAGTATAA
- the murI gene encoding glutamate racemase codes for MNNTRAIGFFDSGIGGLTVAHAVRKILPGESFVYFGDTAHHPYGDKSTAAIQAYAVKICDILLRHNCKVILIACNSASSAAYRLVKEYVGSKAEVINVIDPVIDYCSKHYAGKAVGLIGTKKTVGSNAYQKKIDKLGNDINFKALATPLLAPMIEEGFCNNRISEEIIQTYLQDRRLEGIEALILGCTHYPLIKTQIERYYQKKVEVLDSSDIVAETLLSFLKDNDLLNNSGLPPESKFYVSDYTHSFAESARMFFMEDLNLEHYPLWE; via the coding sequence ATGAACAATACACGAGCCATTGGTTTTTTTGATAGCGGTATAGGTGGGCTTACTGTGGCACATGCCGTTCGCAAAATATTGCCTGGCGAAAGTTTCGTATATTTTGGCGATACAGCCCACCATCCGTATGGCGATAAATCAACAGCCGCAATTCAGGCTTATGCAGTTAAAATTTGTGATATTTTACTAAGGCATAATTGTAAAGTTATTTTAATAGCGTGTAACTCCGCCTCTTCTGCTGCCTACCGTTTGGTCAAAGAGTATGTCGGAAGCAAGGCTGAGGTAATTAATGTCATAGACCCTGTAATAGACTATTGTAGTAAGCATTATGCAGGTAAAGCAGTAGGACTGATAGGTACTAAAAAAACAGTAGGAAGTAACGCATATCAGAAAAAAATTGATAAACTTGGCAATGACATTAACTTCAAAGCACTTGCTACCCCTCTGTTGGCCCCAATGATAGAAGAGGGCTTTTGCAATAACCGCATCAGTGAAGAAATTATCCAAACCTATCTTCAAGACCGGCGTTTAGAAGGCATAGAAGCTTTGATTCTGGGATGTACCCATTACCCCTTAATTAAAACGCAGATCGAGCGTTATTATCAAAAGAAAGTAGAAGTACTGGATTCGTCTGATATTGTGGCAGAGACGCTTCTTTCGTTCCTCAAGGATAACGATTTGCTTAACAATTCAGGATTGCCTCCAGAAAGTAAATTTTATGTGTCAGACTATACGCACTCATTTGCAGAGTCTGCACGTATGTTCTTTATGGAGGACCTGAATCTGGAACATTACCCCTTATGGGAGTAA
- a CDS encoding bestrophin family ion channel gives MLLKRGIPFKYIFRKIRKEVIFFLTYGLLIYTVKPYITIYFDIDLPLTIPVILGTAISLLLGFRTDHAYDRWWEARKIWGAIVNDSRNLIRQLITFTNENDPESRALLRSIAIRQIAWCYSLGNALRGTDQKDVLQKYLSDHEAQSANLQDNTPNALLQFHAYDLKELLNKGHINPFQQVQIEATISRLCDSMGMCERIKNTIFPETYSMFIHFFIYLFIMLLPIGLVDHYGLWTVPIVVLIAASFFLIEKTAIVLQDPFENLPTDTNMTTIARNIEINIRQMTHDPEVPPKIKPEKFFSM, from the coding sequence ATGCTTTTAAAAAGAGGAATTCCTTTTAAATACATCTTTCGTAAAATACGAAAAGAAGTAATTTTTTTCTTAACCTACGGACTATTAATCTATACAGTAAAACCATACATTACCATATATTTTGACATAGACTTACCCTTGACTATTCCGGTCATTTTAGGTACTGCAATCTCCCTTCTGCTGGGTTTTAGAACAGACCACGCTTATGACCGTTGGTGGGAAGCTAGAAAAATATGGGGGGCTATTGTAAACGACTCTAGGAACCTAATCCGTCAACTGATAACTTTTACTAATGAAAATGATCCTGAAAGCAGGGCGCTATTAAGAAGTATAGCCATAAGGCAAATCGCTTGGTGTTACTCATTGGGCAATGCACTTAGGGGCACTGACCAGAAAGACGTTTTGCAAAAGTACCTTTCGGATCACGAAGCTCAATCAGCCAACCTTCAAGACAATACCCCAAATGCCCTGTTGCAGTTTCACGCTTATGACCTGAAAGAACTATTGAACAAAGGACACATTAACCCTTTTCAGCAAGTACAAATTGAAGCTACAATTTCTAGGCTTTGCGATAGCATGGGTATGTGCGAAAGGATTAAAAATACCATTTTCCCAGAAACCTATAGCATGTTTATACACTTCTTTATCTATTTATTTATTATGCTCCTACCAATAGGGCTTGTTGATCATTATGGTCTTTGGACAGTTCCTATTGTAGTGCTAATAGCTGCTTCATTTTTCCTTATTGAGAAGACAGCCATTGTACTTCAAGACCCTTTCGAGAACTTACCTACAGACACGAATATGACAACCATTGCAAGGAATATTGAAATAAATATTAGGCAGATGACTCATGATCCTGAGGTACCGCCAAAAATTAAACCGGAGAAGTTTTTTTCCATGTAA
- the asnB gene encoding asparagine synthase (glutamine-hydrolyzing), with protein MCGIAGYWKATSLADNAKDTLKNMTETLYHRGPDGYGFHIDKEEGLAMGHARLSIIDMETGRQPLYGQSKNQVLTVNGEFYDYKRIRTNLRLEGFSFTTKSDSEIALPLYKKHGLDFINQLRGEFAVALYDKERQQLVLARDRFGIKPLFYHISDKGVYYGSEVKSLFANPEVPGAFDAKALIHQLMHTMVPGTSAYKGIHAIKPGHMIIISKKGDSFDVKERKYWDMDFPEDSQREDKGEAFYVKQVQEKLMEAVSFRLEADVPVGCYLSGGIDSCSMLGLASSIQQSPVKAFTISFDNKDYDEAAIAKEMADRTKADQEQINLTASELYGDNYVKTLWHAERTFYNTLGVAKYCMSKRVNECGYRVVVTGEGSDELFGGYPFFKKDMFLHVYPEHEVEALRKQMEASNSLFKGAILAENPRRHQAMEDIVGFTPSWIQPWMHTLELASPLLSDDVLHETEGYDPIAAIAETFDSKQLKGRHVLDKVQYTWIKTMLEGQILNWGGDRVDMANSMESRPAFLDHHVAEAARNIPPHYRVKGNIEKYVLREAMKNILPEVLYKREKFAFMAPPGHTEKKKQNALQNLVDQFLNEDIVREAGLLDAQRVTKFLKDYNEDKDPVSLIRKDALLNHLIGVHVLHSHFIAGRKESLASLA; from the coding sequence ATGTGCGGAATAGCCGGATACTGGAAGGCCACTTCTCTTGCAGACAATGCAAAGGATACTCTTAAAAACATGACTGAAACCCTCTATCACAGAGGACCCGATGGATATGGATTTCATATAGATAAGGAAGAAGGGCTTGCCATGGGGCATGCCAGACTTTCTATTATTGATATGGAAACGGGAAGACAGCCACTTTACGGTCAAAGCAAAAACCAGGTTTTGACTGTAAACGGAGAGTTTTACGACTATAAAAGGATAAGAACAAACTTACGCCTAGAAGGTTTTAGTTTCACAACCAAATCAGATAGTGAAATAGCCCTTCCCCTATACAAAAAACATGGGTTGGACTTTATAAACCAACTTCGTGGAGAATTTGCCGTTGCGCTTTATGATAAAGAAAGGCAACAGCTTGTACTGGCAAGAGACAGGTTTGGGATCAAGCCTCTTTTCTACCATATTTCAGACAAAGGCGTATATTATGGCTCTGAAGTAAAGTCTTTATTTGCTAACCCTGAAGTTCCTGGAGCATTTGATGCTAAAGCTTTGATACACCAACTGATGCACACGATGGTACCTGGAACCAGTGCCTACAAAGGTATCCATGCCATAAAGCCAGGGCACATGATTATCATCAGCAAAAAAGGAGATAGCTTTGACGTAAAAGAAAGAAAATATTGGGATATGGACTTCCCAGAAGACAGCCAAAGAGAAGACAAAGGCGAGGCGTTTTACGTCAAACAGGTGCAGGAGAAGCTAATGGAAGCCGTTTCTTTTAGGCTAGAAGCAGACGTGCCGGTAGGATGCTACCTTTCTGGTGGTATAGATAGCTGCTCTATGTTAGGACTGGCATCTTCTATTCAACAGTCTCCTGTTAAAGCTTTCACCATTAGCTTTGACAACAAGGACTATGACGAGGCTGCTATTGCCAAAGAGATGGCAGATAGAACCAAAGCTGACCAAGAACAGATCAATTTGACAGCCAGTGAGCTTTATGGCGACAACTATGTCAAAACCCTATGGCACGCAGAAAGAACTTTCTACAACACCTTAGGTGTGGCGAAATACTGTATGAGTAAGCGTGTAAATGAGTGTGGATATAGGGTTGTTGTAACGGGAGAAGGTTCGGATGAGCTTTTTGGAGGATATCCTTTCTTCAAAAAGGACATGTTCCTGCATGTTTACCCTGAACACGAAGTAGAGGCGCTGCGCAAACAAATGGAAGCCAGCAACAGCTTGTTCAAAGGTGCTATTTTGGCAGAAAACCCAAGACGCCACCAAGCAATGGAAGACATTGTAGGTTTTACCCCTTCATGGATTCAGCCGTGGATGCATACTTTAGAACTAGCCTCTCCACTCCTTTCGGATGATGTACTGCACGAAACTGAAGGGTACGATCCTATTGCAGCTATTGCCGAAACTTTTGATAGCAAGCAATTGAAAGGACGCCATGTGCTGGACAAAGTACAATACACTTGGATAAAAACCATGCTGGAAGGTCAAATCCTGAACTGGGGTGGCGATAGAGTAGATATGGCAAACTCCATGGAATCTCGCCCTGCTTTCCTTGACCACCACGTAGCAGAAGCTGCACGAAACATCCCTCCACATTACAGGGTGAAAGGCAACATTGAAAAATACGTTCTGAGAGAAGCAATGAAAAACATTCTTCCTGAGGTATTGTATAAAAGAGAGAAATTTGCTTTTATGGCCCCTCCGGGACATACCGAAAAGAAAAAGCAAAATGCACTGCAAAACCTAGTTGACCAATTCTTGAATGAGGACATTGTAAGGGAAGCTGGTTTGTTGGATGCACAAAGAGTAACAAAGTTCTTAAAAGACTATAATGAAGACAAAGATCCTGTATCTTTGATTCGTAAAGATGCGCTTCTAAACCATTTGATCGGTGTGCATGTCTTGCACAGCCACTTTATAGCAGGAAGAAAAGAATCTTTGGCTTCATTAGCATAA
- a CDS encoding OmpA family protein → MLHYYRCISFLFIFLLVVSANDVLGQNRKQTKKLAKKQRKYKKAKKEAYTIRWTDKDSDGDGVPDKRDKCPNSPKGVPVTPFGCPVDTDFDGVYDYEDDCIDEPGPKENKGCPWGDRDGDGIPDNKDRCPDVAGLKKFHGCPDTDGDGIPDSEDECPDEPGIARYNGCPPPFIDSDGDGVSDYDDLCPNTPGTAENRGCPEIKPEEKEALKKAFENLLFESGKDIIVASSFSSLDELAKVLVNNPHYKLHLEGHTDNVGDDEANLILSQNRAKSVKRYLAQKGVKEHRISTDGFGESKPKATNDTAEGRKLNRRVEMNIIYE, encoded by the coding sequence ATGCTGCACTACTACAGATGTATTTCTTTTTTATTTATTTTTCTTTTAGTTGTATCTGCCAACGATGTTTTGGGCCAGAACCGAAAGCAAACTAAAAAACTTGCGAAAAAACAACGAAAGTATAAAAAGGCTAAAAAGGAAGCATATACCATCAGATGGACAGACAAGGACAGCGATGGCGACGGTGTTCCCGACAAAAGGGATAAATGCCCCAATTCACCCAAAGGGGTTCCTGTTACGCCTTTTGGATGTCCTGTAGATACGGACTTTGACGGTGTCTATGACTATGAAGATGATTGTATAGATGAGCCAGGACCAAAAGAAAATAAAGGATGTCCATGGGGAGACCGTGATGGTGATGGCATTCCTGATAATAAAGACCGTTGCCCGGATGTAGCGGGTTTGAAGAAGTTCCATGGGTGTCCAGATACAGATGGCGATGGTATTCCTGACTCTGAAGATGAGTGTCCAGATGAACCTGGGATAGCGCGCTATAATGGTTGCCCGCCACCTTTTATTGATAGCGATGGAGATGGGGTAAGTGATTATGATGACCTGTGTCCAAATACTCCTGGAACAGCAGAAAACCGTGGATGCCCAGAGATTAAACCTGAAGAAAAAGAAGCATTGAAGAAAGCCTTCGAAAACCTTCTTTTTGAATCCGGGAAAGATATTATCGTAGCATCTTCTTTCAGCTCCCTAGATGAGCTAGCCAAGGTGTTGGTCAACAATCCTCACTATAAATTGCACTTAGAAGGGCATACTGACAATGTGGGTGATGATGAGGCAAACTTAATCCTTTCTCAAAATAGGGCTAAGTCGGTAAAGAGATACCTTGCTCAAAAAGGTGTGAAAGAACACCGTATATCTACCGATGGTTTTGGAGAATCTAAACCCAAAGCTACCAATGATACAGCAGAGGGGCGTAAGTTAAATAGAAGGGTAGAAATGAATATTATTTACGAATAA
- a CDS encoding Zn-dependent hydrolase, which yields MREKLRINSKRLWDNLYELSEIGKQKDGGIYRMAFSPADMEARDWLCQKIKKAGLENFQDGALNVYGKLPVQDSSIPSVITGSHIDTVPNAGALDGALGVIVALECLQVIKENNVAHKYPLELVAFSDEEGRFGPMFGSKSFIGDMTPGNLLESTDLKNNKLIDVLTNLGYDPNKALEAARDPKTIKYYLELHIEQGPVLDSTNKEVGVVSDITGLFKWQVTLSGSANHAGTTPMDMRNDAFMGLADFAHEIPRIIEENGSEHSRMTIGMVQLYPGSANTIPEKVRFSMDVRDVSEEVMHELKNASRKVLSAIARRKKLMFDFEEINWISPVSCEPVLKACIKEQAENLGLNYHIMPSGAAHDAQMVAKIAPAAMIFVPSKAGISHSMHEWTDWRDIEAGANLMLQTLLKLTE from the coding sequence ATGCGGGAAAAATTGAGGATAAATTCTAAAAGATTATGGGACAATCTCTATGAGCTTTCAGAAATTGGGAAACAAAAAGATGGGGGTATTTACCGCATGGCTTTTTCACCTGCTGATATGGAAGCAAGAGATTGGCTATGTCAGAAAATAAAAAAAGCAGGCTTGGAGAACTTTCAGGATGGGGCGTTAAATGTTTATGGCAAACTCCCTGTCCAAGACAGTTCCATCCCTTCTGTTATTACAGGGTCACATATAGACACAGTACCAAACGCAGGAGCTCTTGATGGGGCTCTTGGCGTTATTGTCGCTTTGGAATGCTTGCAGGTCATCAAGGAAAATAATGTTGCCCATAAATACCCACTCGAACTGGTCGCTTTTAGTGATGAGGAAGGCCGCTTTGGCCCCATGTTCGGCTCTAAAAGCTTTATTGGCGACATGACTCCTGGAAATCTTTTAGAAAGTACAGACCTAAAAAACAACAAACTAATTGATGTACTGACTAATTTAGGCTATGACCCAAACAAGGCATTAGAGGCTGCCAGAGACCCTAAAACTATTAAATACTACCTTGAACTCCATATTGAGCAAGGACCAGTTCTCGATTCGACTAATAAAGAAGTTGGCGTAGTATCAGACATAACAGGATTGTTTAAGTGGCAAGTAACGCTTTCAGGATCAGCAAACCATGCGGGCACCACACCTATGGACATGCGTAATGATGCTTTTATGGGCTTGGCAGACTTTGCTCATGAAATTCCTAGGATAATAGAAGAAAACGGGAGCGAACATTCAAGAATGACTATTGGTATGGTGCAACTTTATCCAGGATCTGCCAATACCATACCTGAAAAGGTAAGGTTTTCCATGGATGTAAGAGATGTATCTGAAGAGGTAATGCATGAGCTAAAAAATGCTTCCAGAAAAGTACTATCAGCCATAGCACGCCGAAAAAAGCTAATGTTCGACTTTGAAGAAATCAACTGGATTTCTCCGGTCAGTTGCGAGCCTGTATTGAAAGCGTGCATTAAAGAACAAGCCGAAAACCTTGGACTGAACTATCACATAATGCCTAGTGGAGCAGCTCACGATGCTCAAATGGTTGCCAAAATAGCACCGGCAGCCATGATTTTTGTACCTAGTAAAGCAGGTATCAGCCACTCCATGCACGAATGGACCGACTGGCGGGATATTGAAGCTGGAGCAAACTTAATGCTGCAAACATTGTTAAAACTTACAGAATAA
- the metF gene encoding methylenetetrahydrofolate reductase [NAD(P)H] → MKITEHLKNAQKTLFSFEILPPLKGEDIKSLFDAIDPLMEFKPPFIDVTYHREEFVYKTRENGLLEKRTIRKRPGTVGICAAIMNKYHVDAVPHIICGGFSREETENALIDLNFLGIDNVLALRGDNIKTESTFIPDPNGHRYATELIQQVTNMNNGKYLDEDLLAPKPSDFCIGVAGYPEKHYEAPNLTMDLNYLKMKQDLGADYVVTQMFFDNSKFFDFVKKCRENGITMPIIPGLKPLTTARQLTVLPAIFHIDIPEELSEAVLKCKSPDQVKQIGVEWSIQQSKELIEFGVPCLHYYSMGKSQSVKKIAAELF, encoded by the coding sequence ATGAAAATAACCGAACATTTAAAAAATGCACAAAAGACATTGTTTTCTTTTGAGATTTTGCCTCCTCTAAAAGGAGAAGATATTAAATCCCTTTTTGATGCAATAGATCCTTTAATGGAGTTTAAGCCTCCTTTTATAGATGTTACTTATCACAGAGAGGAGTTCGTTTACAAAACTAGAGAAAACGGTCTACTGGAGAAGCGGACTATTAGGAAAAGGCCTGGTACTGTTGGTATATGCGCCGCTATTATGAATAAATATCACGTAGATGCTGTTCCTCATATTATTTGTGGCGGATTTTCTAGGGAAGAAACAGAAAATGCATTGATAGACCTCAACTTTTTAGGGATAGACAATGTGCTTGCATTAAGGGGCGATAATATAAAAACCGAGTCGACTTTTATTCCAGATCCTAATGGTCACCGTTATGCCACAGAACTTATTCAGCAGGTTACTAACATGAATAATGGCAAGTATCTTGATGAAGATCTTTTGGCTCCTAAGCCTTCTGATTTCTGCATTGGTGTGGCGGGTTATCCGGAAAAGCATTATGAAGCCCCTAATCTTACTATGGACTTGAACTACCTGAAAATGAAGCAGGACTTGGGTGCAGACTATGTGGTTACACAAATGTTTTTTGATAATAGTAAGTTTTTTGACTTTGTAAAGAAGTGTAGAGAAAACGGCATAACCATGCCTATAATTCCAGGGCTTAAACCGCTTACCACTGCACGTCAACTTACTGTTTTACCTGCTATTTTTCATATAGACATCCCAGAGGAGCTTTCAGAAGCTGTGCTGAAGTGCAAGTCTCCTGACCAGGTGAAACAGATCGGTGTGGAGTGGTCTATTCAACAATCCAAAGAGCTAATAGAGTTTGGTGTGCCTTGCTTGCATTATTACTCTATGGGTAAGTCGCAATCGGTTAAGAAAATAGCTGCAGAATTATTTTAA
- a CDS encoding isochorismatase family cysteine hydrolase: MKDIDKYEKGKHLDPLREYYHDMVADSKERKQNLIGKNVALLVIDMQYLDAAKGYGVFKDITSSGIPWEQQEYYFNTLNDYVIPNIQKLQKLFRDNECEVIHTRIQSLTKDGRDRSNGHKRLGLLAAPGSKEAEFLPEIAPIEDEIVINKTASGVFSSTNLHYVLTNMGITELVVCGVYTNECVETTVRDACDLGYLVSLVDDACTTVTPELHNASLTTLRNRYAEITSTEETIKRFNIVNILTSNT, from the coding sequence ATGAAAGATATTGACAAATACGAAAAAGGGAAACACCTTGATCCACTGAGAGAGTACTACCATGACATGGTAGCAGACAGCAAAGAGCGAAAGCAAAACCTGATCGGAAAAAATGTAGCCCTTTTAGTGATTGACATGCAATATTTAGACGCAGCAAAAGGCTATGGTGTCTTTAAAGACATTACTTCTTCTGGTATTCCTTGGGAACAACAAGAATACTATTTCAATACACTAAACGACTATGTAATTCCTAATATCCAGAAGCTCCAAAAGCTTTTCAGGGATAATGAATGTGAGGTTATACATACCCGTATCCAAAGCCTAACCAAAGACGGAAGAGATAGAAGCAATGGCCACAAAAGGCTGGGCTTGCTTGCGGCGCCAGGGTCTAAAGAAGCTGAGTTCTTGCCTGAAATAGCCCCTATTGAAGATGAGATAGTAATTAACAAAACGGCAAGCGGTGTTTTTTCTTCCACTAACTTACATTATGTGTTAACCAATATGGGTATTACAGAGCTTGTAGTTTGTGGCGTTTATACCAATGAATGTGTGGAAACTACCGTTCGTGATGCCTGCGACCTTGGTTATTTAGTTAGTCTAGTTGATGATGCTTGCACTACTGTTACACCTGAACTGCACAATGCTTCCTTAACCACTTTGCGCAACCGTTATGCAGAGATTACAAGCACTGAAGAAACTATCAAAAGATTTAATATTGTTAATATTTTAACTTCAAATACTTAA